Below is a genomic region from Candidatus Omnitrophota bacterium.
CACTATTCCGCTTTTCGCGGCGACTATGGCAGTTCCCTCTTCCGCTTTAATATCAACCCCTTTATTTTTTATTCCATTCTTGACAGACCCGAAAAAAGAACAGATTTTGTTCTTTAACGGCCAGATAAACCTGTTTTCTATCCGGGCGGTCTTGAAAAAAGAAGGCTGGAGCCGGCCGGTTGAAGATTTTTTATAGGGATAAACCCCGGGAATAAACAGGAGCTGGCCGATATCAATTTTGTTCTTATCCGACAGGCGGTTAACCCGGGCTATTTCCTCCGCGCTTAAATGGTAGATTTTGGCAATCCGGGAAAGAGTTTCTCCTTTTTTGACAGGGTGGTAGATGCCGATTTTTCTTGCTACCGGCCTGGGAGAAG
It encodes:
- a CDS encoding LysM peptidoglycan-binding domain-containing protein — protein: MKNRFILLILLSMFLAGCATVPSPRPVARKIGIYHPVKKGETLSRIAKIYHLSAEEIARVNRLSDKNKIDIGQLLFIPGVYPYKKSSTGRLQPSFFKTARIENRFIWPLKNKICSFFGSVKNGIKNKGVDIKAEEGTAIVAAKSGIV